From the genome of Agromyces intestinalis:
GTCGTTCGCGACCGAGGCGCGCGCCACCGTGTACACCGGCTCGGACACGGTGCCGGTGGGCTGCAACGCGACGTCCTCGGCTGACCGGTCGGGAAAGAACGCGAGCTTGGCCAGGGCGACGGCGATCACCGCCACGAGCACGATGCGAACGGTCGGCAGGATCCATCGGCGCCAGATGCCCACGGCACTCCTTCGTCGGGTCGGGGGTTCCGCCCCGTGCAGGGCCGGGCGGCTCCCCTCACCCTAGGGGCGCGCATGCGTACGAGGGAATACCTCTCGGGGAGGATTCCGGGATGTCCCGGAATGCGCTCGCCCGTGACATCCGATCAGGCCTCGATGACCAGCGGAACCAGCATCGGCCGGCGACGCAGCCGCCGGTTCACCCAGGTGCCCAGGGTGCGACGCACGAGCTGCTGCAGCGCGTACGGGTCGCGTACGCCGTTGTGGGCGGCATCGGCCAGCGCCGCCACGATCTTCGGCTTCACGTCGTCGAACACCGAGTCGTCCTCGGCGAAACCACGGGCGTGGATCTCGGGGCCCGTCACGACCCGGCCGGTCTGTGCGTCGACCACGACGATGACCGAGATGAAGCCCTCTTCGCCGAGGATGCGGCGGTCCTTCAGGTCGGCGTCGGTGATCTCGCCGACCGTCGACCCGTCGACGTAGACGAACCCGAGGTCGAGCTGGCCCGCGACGCGCACCTCACCGTCCTTCAGGTCGAACACGGTGCCGTTCTCGCCGAGGAAGGTGCTCGCCTCGGGGATACCCGTGTCGCGCGCGAGCTTCGCGTTCGCGACCAGGTGGCGGTACTCGCCGTGAATCGGCAGCACGTTCTTCGGCTTCAGGATGTTGTAGCAGTAGAGCAGTTCGCCCGCCGCGGCGTGCCCCGAGACGTGCACCTTCGCGTTGCCCTTGTGCACCACGTTCGCACCCAGCTTGGTCAGCCCGTCGATGACCCGGTACACGGCGTTCTCGTTGCCGGGGATGAGGCTCGACGCGAGGATCACCGTGTCGCCCTCGCCGATCTCGACCTGGTGGTCGCGGCTCGCCATGCGGCTGAGCACCGCCATCGGCTCGCCCTGCGACCCGGTCGACATGAAGACGATGCGGTCGTCGGGGATGTCGCCGGCCTTCTTGTAGTCGATGAGCACGCCCTCGGGCACCTTCAGGTAGCCCAGGTCCTCGGCGATGGTCATGTTGCGCACCATGCTGCGCCCGAGCAGCGCCACCCGACGGCCGTTCGCGTGCGCGGCGTCGAGCA
Proteins encoded in this window:
- a CDS encoding ribonuclease J; translated protein: MPDVVAEPAALEPGTLRIIPIGGLGEVGRNMTSFELDGKILIVDCGVLFPEEHQPGVDLILPDFGFLQSRLDDIVGVVLTHGHEDHIGAVPYLLKRRADIPLIGSTLTLALVEAKLKEHRIAPYTLTVAEGQRERLGPFELEFVAVNHSIPDALAVAIKTGAGTVLATGDFKMDQLPLDGRLTDLREFARLGEEGVDLFMVDSTNADVPGFTPLEREIGPVLDQVISRATKKVVVASFSSHVHRVQQVLDAAHANGRRVALLGRSMVRNMTIAEDLGYLKVPEGVLIDYKKAGDIPDDRIVFMSTGSQGEPMAVLSRMASRDHQVEIGEGDTVILASSLIPGNENAVYRVIDGLTKLGANVVHKGNAKVHVSGHAAAGELLYCYNILKPKNVLPIHGEYRHLVANAKLARDTGIPEASTFLGENGTVFDLKDGEVRVAGQLDLGFVYVDGSTVGEITDADLKDRRILGEEGFISVIVVVDAQTGRVVTGPEIHARGFAEDDSVFDDVKPKIVAALADAAHNGVRDPYALQQLVRRTLGTWVNRRLRRRPMLVPLVIEA